The following proteins come from a genomic window of Sardina pilchardus chromosome 1, fSarPil1.1, whole genome shotgun sequence:
- the LOC134076353 gene encoding NLR family CARD domain-containing protein 3-like: MSCKDGDLRRIIRNHKASLKRRFENISEGIIKPGAEILLNKIYTELYITGGESEGVNKEHEVWQVESASRSQSTEDISINCNDIFKPLLGQEKHIRTVMTKGVAGIGKTVSVQKFILDWTDGLANQDIDFMFPLSFRELNLVRDDQYSLHRFLLDFHPELKELNDGEGYKDCQVVFIFDGLDESRLTLDLEQNSELSDVKETSSVDVLMTSLIQGTLLPSALIWITSRPAAASQIPDQFIDQVTEVRGFNDTQKEEYFRKRIRDESQANKIISHIKTSRSLHIMCHIPVFCWIAATVLQQMLEKKNIKDIPKTLTEMFIHFLLIQTTRKDQKYQSVSEKDTKKLLESQRNILLKLAELAFKNLENGNLMFYEEDLRECGIDVSEASVYSGMCTEIFKTETVESQKKKVYCFVHLSVQEFLAAVFVFHSYLAKNFEAMKCFLNEKDRDELNPSFLSSLQSALGLHVLLKSVIDKALESQNGHLDLFLRFLMGISVERNHKLLQGLLSNTHNSSHSIREICQYMKELNRDGLSPERCINLFHCLFEMNDDSMHKEIQTYLSSPQNIKQKLSPAQCSALAHMLLMSEEVLDEIELKKYNTSDEGRRRLLPAVRCCRKAR; encoded by the exons atgagctgcaagg ATGGGGACCTGAGGAGAATTATAAGGAATCACAAAGCCAGtctgaagaggaggtttgagaacatctctgaaggcatcatcaaaccaggagctgagatactcctcaataagatctacacagagctctacatcacaggaggagagagtgaaggggtgaataaggaacatgaggtttggcaggtagagtcagcgTCCAGATCTCAATCCACAGAAGACATATCAATCAACTGCAAcgacatcttcaagcccttactGGGACAGGAGAAGCACATCAGAACTGTGATGACCAAAGGTGTTGCTGGAATCGGAAAAACTGTCTCAGTGCAAAAGTTCATTCTTGATTGGACAGATGGGTTAGCCAATCAGGATATAGATTTTatgtttcccctttctttccGTGAGCTTAATTTAGTCAGGGATGATCAGTATAGTCTTCACAGGttcctgcttgacttccaccctgagctgAAGGAGCTGAATGATGGTGAAGGATACAAAGACTGTCAggttgtgttcatctttgatggtttggATGAGAGTCGGTTGACTCTGGACCTGGAGCAGAACAGTGAGTTGTCTGATGTGAAAGaaacatcatcagtggatgttctgatgacgagcctcattcagggaactctgcttccctctgcactcatctggataacctcaAGACCAGCTGCAGCCAGTCAGATTCCTGATCAGTTCATCGACCAGGTAACAGAAGTACGAGGATTCAATGATACACAGAAGGAAGaatacttcaggaagagaatcagaGATGAGAGTCAGGCCAACAAaatcatctcacacattaagacatccaggagtctccacattatgtgccacattccagtcttttGTTGGATTGCAGCTACTGTACTTCAGCAGATgctggaaaagaaaaacatcaagGACATTCCCAAAAcgctgactgagatgttcatacacttctTGCTCATCCAAACCACAAGAAAGGATCAGAAGTATCAGAGTGTATCAGAAAAAGATACAAAGAAACTTCTGGAATCTCAGAGGAACATTTTACTGAAGCTGGCAGAACTGGCTTTCAAGAATCTAGAGAATGGCAACCTCATGttttatgaggaagacctgagagagtgtggtattgatgtcagtgaagcttcggtgtactctggcatgtgcactgagatcttcaagACAGAAACTGTGGAATCTCAAAAGAagaaggtctactgctttgtgcatctgagtgtccaggagtttctggcagctgtgtttgtgtttcactcgTATTTGGCTAAGAACTTTGAGGCAATGAAATGCTTCCTCAATGAAAAGGACAGAGATGAGCTCAATCCATCATTTTTATCTTCTCTTCAATCAGCACTAGGATTACATGTTTTACTTAAGAGTGTCATTGATAAGGCTTTGGAGAGCCAGAACGGACACCTGGATCTCTTCCTTCGCTTTCTAATGGGTATTTCTGTGGAGAGAAATCACAAACTTCTGCAAGGTCtactgagcaacacacacaacagttctCACAGTATTAGGGAAATATGTCAGTACATGAAGGAGCTCAACAGAGATGGTCTCTCTCCTGAACGATGCATCAATCTTTTccactgcttatttgaaatgaatgatgatTCCATGCACAAAGAAATTCAGACATACTTGTCATCACCACAGAACATCAAACAGAAGTTGTCTCCTGCCCAGtgttcagcactggcccacatgcttctgatgtctgaggaggtgctggatgagattgagctgaagaaatacaacacatcaGATGAGGGACGCAGGAGACTGCTCCCAGCTGTGAGGTGCTGCAGAAAGGCACGGTGA